CGCCGTGGTGGCGTTCTGAATCATCGGACGGCGGGTCTCTCCTTCGCGCCGCATGCGCGAAGGAGCTTCCTCGCCCCCCCGTCGCTCTTCGCGACGGGGAGCCCCGGCTCGGTCGTGCCCGCGGCTGTCCCCTCGGGGCCTGATCGACGAGCCCGCCAAGAGCGCAGGGAGCGCGGCTAGAGAACAGATGCGAACGACCGGAAGGCGCCTTCCCCCCGGCGGAAGATCCGCTCGTGGCGTTCCTTCTTCGAGCGGACGCGCGTCTCGAGGGGCGGGAAAAGCCCGAAGTGGATGTTGGTCGGCTGGAAACAGTCCGGGTCGGAGGTCGCGAGGAAGTGGAGGAGCGAGCCGATCGCGCTCTCGCGCGGCCACTCGATCGGCCCCAGCCCTTCGATCGCGCGGTGCGTTTCGAGCGCAGCGACCATCCCCATCGCGATCGACTCGACGTATCCCTCGACCCCGGTGATCTGTCCCGCGATCCGGACGCGCGGATCCGCACGAAGCGCGAGCCCTTCCCCGAGAACGCGCGGCGCGCAAAGATACGTGTTCCGGTGGAGGCTTCCGTAGCGCAGGAACTCCGCCTGCGCGAGCCCCGGAAGCGCGCGAAAGATCCTCTCTTGTTCCCCGCGGCGCATGCGCGTCTGGCAGCCGACGAGGTTCCACGCGGTCCCCTCCCGGTTCTCCTTGCGGAGCTGAAGGACGGCGAAGGGACGCTTCCCGGTTCGCGGATCGAGAAGGCCGACCGGCTTCATCGGCCCGAAGCGGACCGAATCGCGGCCCCGCCGCGCGATCTCCTCGATCGGAAGGCACGCCTCGAAGAAGAGGTTCTCTTCGAAGTCGTGGAGAGGATAGAGATCGGCGGCGAGAATCTCGCCGACGAACGTCCCGTATTCTTGATCGTTCAAGGGAATGTTGAGATAGTCCTCGCCTCCCTTTCCGTAGCGGGAAGCGGCGAAGAGAGCGGATCGGTCGATCGATTCGTCGCTCACGACCGGGGCGATCGCGTCGTAGAAGAAGAGACGCCCCTCGCCGATGACGCGGACGATCTCGTCCGCGAGCGGCTCGGACGTGAGGGGGCCGGTCGCGATGATCACCGAGCCTTCAGGCGGAAGAACGCGGACTTCTTCACGGAGAACCTCGATGAGAGGTTCCTCCTCGATCGCGGCGGTCGCTCGCTCCGCGAAGAGAGCGCGGTCGACCGCGAGCGCGGACCCGGCCGGAACGCTTGTCTCGCGCGCGACGCGAAGAAGGAGCGACCCGAGCGTCTCGAGCTCGCGTTTCAGGAGCGCGGGAGCGGAAGGGACGAGCTCCGACTTGAAGGAGTTCGAGCAGACGAGCTCGGCGAGACGATTGGTTTCGTGCGCCTCGGTCCGGCGCGCGGGGCGCATCTCAAAGAGGCGGACGGGAACGCCGCGCCGCGCGAGCTGCCACGCCGCCTCGCATCCCGCGAGCCCGCCGCCGATGATCGTCACGCGGTGCTCGATGCCCTTATCCCCCCGCGAAGCGTACCTGGTACAGAACCCAGAACCGCG
The window above is part of the Candidatus Eisenbacteria bacterium genome. Proteins encoded here:
- the trmFO gene encoding methylenetetrahydrofolate--tRNA-(uracil(54)-C(5))-methyltransferase (FADH(2)-oxidizing) TrmFO, yielding MEHRVTIIGGGLAGCEAAWQLARRGVPVRLFEMRPARRTEAHETNRLAELVCSNSFKSELVPSAPALLKRELETLGSLLLRVARETSVPAGSALAVDRALFAERATAAIEEEPLIEVLREEVRVLPPEGSVIIATGPLTSEPLADEIVRVIGEGRLFFYDAIAPVVSDESIDRSALFAASRYGKGGEDYLNIPLNDQEYGTFVGEILAADLYPLHDFEENLFFEACLPIEEIARRGRDSVRFGPMKPVGLLDPRTGKRPFAVLQLRKENREGTAWNLVGCQTRMRRGEQERIFRALPGLAQAEFLRYGSLHRNTYLCAPRVLGEGLALRADPRVRIAGQITGVEGYVESIAMGMVAALETHRAIEGLGPIEWPRESAIGSLLHFLATSDPDCFQPTNIHFGLFPPLETRVRSKKERHERIFRRGEGAFRSFASVL